From the genome of Candidatus Palauibacter australiensis, one region includes:
- a CDS encoding PadR family transcriptional regulator has product MSLDHILLGLLREPASGYDLKDAFNETVAHFWSAELSQIYPTLKRLEERGLLRSRLEPSPKGPDRRVYTLTREGRAELRRWVRGGPAVGAERFAYLAQLYFMSAVDDLRETRAFMVDLRDHLAGRLAELRAIERKIFAAHGDRPDRYSDDGFHRFATLRMGIDSIGAKVNWCDLTLAAIDRRLSFPPEPAP; this is encoded by the coding sequence ATGAGCCTCGACCACATCCTTCTCGGCCTGCTGCGGGAACCTGCGAGCGGGTACGACCTGAAGGACGCCTTCAACGAGACCGTCGCGCACTTCTGGTCGGCCGAACTCAGCCAGATCTACCCCACGCTCAAGCGGCTCGAAGAGCGCGGGCTGCTGCGAAGCCGGCTCGAACCCTCCCCGAAGGGGCCGGACCGCCGCGTGTACACGTTGACCCGGGAGGGGCGGGCGGAACTGCGCCGCTGGGTGCGCGGCGGGCCGGCGGTCGGCGCGGAGCGGTTCGCCTACCTCGCGCAACTCTATTTCATGAGCGCGGTCGACGACCTTCGCGAGACACGCGCCTTCATGGTGGACCTGCGCGATCATCTGGCGGGCCGGCTCGCGGAGCTGCGGGCGATCGAACGGAAGATCTTCGCTGCGCACGGCGACCGCCCGGACCGGTACAGCGACGACGGGTTCCACCGCTTCGCGACGCTGCGCATGGGGATCGATTCCATCGGTGCGAAGGTGAACTGGTGCGACCTGACGCTGGCAGCCATCGACCGGCGGCTCTCCTTCCCGCCGGAGCCCGCGCCATGA
- a CDS encoding prohibitin family protein produces the protein MAQSVKSLRIGTVAAVAGVLFVLILFVFGFNRVDEYEVAVKRNPVTGAVAPRPYTQGLYHNVLRSWTNYPLREVQYPAGGQAERLDALTSDQLQIAVDAAYRYRINPDSAVHLYLTVGNENAVASFVYNTYRSAIRDAIAEIEASDILSTNRTGISGRIEALMTDRLNPRGLEITDFFVREVVPPETIREAIEAKLSREQQVQSEEYQTQVVVEQANQQRAEAEGIRDAQDIIAESLAGISGQRYLYWRYLEMLGRIGEGSNNMVIAPTEGGIPLFFAPDR, from the coding sequence ATGGCTCAATCAGTGAAATCGCTTCGCATCGGCACGGTGGCCGCCGTCGCCGGGGTTCTCTTCGTGCTCATCCTGTTCGTGTTCGGCTTCAACCGCGTCGACGAGTACGAGGTGGCGGTCAAGCGGAACCCGGTCACCGGCGCCGTGGCGCCCCGCCCCTACACGCAGGGCCTGTACCACAACGTCCTGCGCTCGTGGACGAACTATCCGCTCCGCGAAGTCCAGTACCCGGCCGGCGGACAGGCCGAGCGCCTGGACGCCCTCACTTCGGACCAGCTCCAGATCGCGGTCGACGCGGCCTACCGCTACCGCATCAACCCGGACAGCGCCGTCCACCTCTATCTCACGGTGGGGAACGAGAACGCCGTCGCCTCGTTCGTCTACAACACGTATCGGTCCGCCATCCGGGACGCGATCGCGGAGATCGAGGCCTCGGACATCCTGTCCACCAACCGGACGGGCATCTCCGGCCGCATCGAGGCGCTGATGACGGACCGCCTCAACCCGCGCGGGCTCGAGATCACCGATTTCTTCGTGCGCGAGGTCGTGCCGCCGGAGACGATCCGCGAGGCGATCGAGGCCAAGCTGTCGCGCGAGCAGCAGGTGCAGTCCGAGGAGTACCAGACCCAGGTCGTGGTCGAGCAGGCGAACCAGCAGCGCGCGGAGGCGGAGGGGATCCGGGATGCGCAGGACATCATCGCGGAGAGCCTCGCCGGCATTTCGGGCCAACGCTACCTGTACTGGCGCTACCTGGAGATGCTCGGGCGGATCGGCGAAGGGAGCAACAACATGGTCATCGCGCCGACCGAGGGAGGCATCCCCCTCTTCTTCGCCCCGGACCGCTAG